The genomic segment TCATGCCTCCAGCTTCAGGTAGCTGACCAGCCTAAGCCCTTTGGGGGCTACGTTTTTAGGGTCATGGCACCGACAAATACTTTCGGTGTTTGTCGCCCTGCCGCTAACGGTTAAACAGCCCTAGAAGGGGTAAGGCAGTGCCGTTAGCCTAACAAGCCCTGAAAACATTGGCGAGGAAAACATTACCCGTTTACGGAGATTCAATGTCAAATTTTGTTTTTGTCTTAGACACCAACAAGCGGCCANTGCATCCGGGGAAAGCTCGGCGACTCCTCAGTACAGGAAAGGCCGCTGTATTTCGCCGTTATCCGTTCACCATCATTCTCAAACCAGCCTACCCAGAAATCCCCGTACAAGACCTAGAACTTAAACTCGATCCGGGTTCTCAGGTCACAGGAATTGCGGTTGTACAGGGCAAAAAGGTAATCTTCGGGGCGGAGCTTGAACACCGAGGGCAGCAAATCAAGGATGCGCTGCTTTCTCGTCGTCAATTACGACGAAGCCGGCGAAATCGCAAAACCCGCTATCGCCAGGCTCGATTTCTGAATCGGACTCGTCCAAAAGGTNNNNNNNNNNNNNNNNNNNNNNNNNNNNNNNNNNNNNNNNNNNNNNNNNNNNNNNNNNNNNNNNNNNNNNNNNNNNNNNNNNNNNNNNNNNNNNNNNNNNNNNCTGCAACTCATACAGAACCCTGAGATATCGGGCATTGAGTACCAGCAAGGGGAATTGCAAGGCTATGAAGTCAGGGAATATTTATTAGAGAAATGGAATCGCAAATGTGCTTACTGTGGCGCTGAAAATCTGCCACTTGAACTCGAGCATATTCATCCTCGGTCGAAAGGAGGCACTGACCGGGTCTCTAACCTGACCCTGGCTTGCCACTCATGCAATCAATCCAAAAGCAATCGGGACATTCGAGACTTTTTATCAGGCAAGCCTAGCCGATTGAACCGTATCCTGAAGCAGTCCCAATCACCGCTCAAAGATGCGGCAGCCGTCAATTCAACCCGGTGGGCGTTGTTCAATGCCCTGAAACAAACAGGTTTACCTGTGGCGACAGGCACGGGGGGACAAACCAAGTTTAATCGAGTCCGATTAAACCTACCCAAAACCCACTGGTTAGATGCTGCCAGTGTTGGGAAAATTGATTCACTTCAAGTCCTGACCACAAAACCGTTATTAATTACAGCAAAAGGACATGGGACTCGACAGATGTGCGGCACTGACAAGTTTGGGTTTCCAAAGCGTCACCGCTCGCGGGTGCAAATTCATAAAGGCTTTCAGACAGGCGATATCGTTACTGCCATTGTCACCAAAGGCAAGAAAATTGGGTCTTATGTNNNNNNNNNNNNNNNNNNNNNNNNNNNNNNNNNNNNNNNNNNNNNNNNNNNTCTGGAATTAGCCATAGGTATTGCCGACCAATTCATAAAAGGGATGGTTATGCTTATGCGTTTGCTCATACTCTATAGGCGACTTTAGTCGCCGTTCGTTTTTCCTCCCTGCGCTAAAGCGACAGGGCTTCCAAACGTATCGAGGTATTTTCCGTGAAGGAACTTGCCTTCACTCTTTTGCCGTATCTATGAATTGTTGGTGGCGTCGGATTCGGATTCTATGGTTTGCGATTGGTCGGTTCGTTCGGAAAATCCCCAGATGAAAATTAAAGCAATCATGCTGACCATCAGCCATTGGGGAGGTGCCAAACTATCGTCTACGACGCGGATCAGCAGCCGCATGCCAACCAAGCCAACGGTAATGTAGCCGGCATCTTCTAGGTGAACGTATTCCTGCAACCAGCGGATAAATAGTTCCGCCATGAAACGTAAAATCGCAATTCCCAGGGTAGCGCCGGTGAGGACCAGCCACAGTTCGTCGGAAAGTGCGATCGCAGTGGTGACGCTATCGAGGGAAAAGGCTAAATCGGTCAGTGCGATCGCGGGAATGGCTTGCCAGAGGGATTGAAATCGCGGACCGTGGTGGTGGCCTTCGGTATATTCTTCGGAAATAAAATGCTGGTATACCAACCATAACAGGTATAAAGCCCCCAGCAATTCAAATTGCCAGTATTGGATCACCCAGGTGGCGGTTAAAATGAGGACCATGCGCATGGCATAAGCCAGCAGAAGTCCTAAATTGAGGGCCCGGTGTTGCAGCTGGTCATTTTCCAAACCTCCTGAAAGGGATGCCAACGCCAGTGCGTTGTCTGCTGAAAGAACCGATTCTAGGGCCACCAAAACCAACAAAACAAACAAGGCATCGAGACCGAGATTGGGAGACAGTTCAAACAGTTGGTCTAACATGTAAGGCTCTTTAAGATTTGTTGCGAAATGAAATGTGCGTGCTGGCTACTATTTTGACTCTATCGTGGCAATTTTTGGCGATATTTTCCAGGTTTTCGCCCCTCGCCGCCGCTAGCTATAGATAGATTTTATCGTTAAGAAAATCAAAGCGATCGGCCATTTATGTTTCAAGTTGTAACAAAACCTTTCCCCAAAAGCCATTTTGTTGGAAATTGGTGGAAGATAGACCATC from the Geitlerinema sp. PCC 9228 genome contains:
- the iscB gene encoding RNA-guided endonuclease IscB, producing the protein LQLIQNPEISGIEYQQGELQGYEVREYLLEKWNRKCAYCGAENLPLELEHIHPRSKGGTDRVSNLTLACHSCNQSKSNRDIRDFLSGKPSRLNRILKQSQSPLKDAAAVNSTRWALFNALKQTGLPVATGTGGQTKFNRVRLNLPKTHWLDAASVGKIDSLQVLTTKPLLITAKGHGTRQMCGTDKFGFPKRHRSRVQIHKGFQTGDIVTAIVTKGKKIGSYV